One genomic region from Flagellimonas oceani encodes:
- a CDS encoding SusC/RagA family TonB-linked outer membrane protein: MKIKSKLLLIPFLLFQAVLLAQNDITISGTVTDDQGQPLPGASVVLEGTTTGIQTDFDGNYTLDNVPGDGTLVFSYVGFTSQTVPINNRTTINLTMQEDTQSLDEVVVVGYGTQKKADLTGSIATVDAEQIEKTPSANPLQSLQGKVAGVQIVTTGTPGGSPNVRIRGLGTYDSDDSAATKVLYVVDGMFYSNIDFLNPNDIKSMNVLKDASSSAIYGVRAANGVIIIETKSGGKNRKPTIEYNGYTGIQRAQNVLQMANAEQFVTMAVESGSDADVQYILNAMQRYGRSRINPNVPNVNTDWYDEIIRDGLIQNHSISVTGGTENVSYSLGTNYFSQEGLLDMKNEYERFNIRSKLDVDVLDNLRMGVNTIFSNATQQTPEDSAWFKAYFAVPILPVFDDMNTAATPTRYANAQALGYRGTQNPFPDMDYNDNRLKIRKLLANIYLETDLIKDKLTFKTTYNIDFSALEERYVNLPYNMGFGDQRISDINRKQNNYYNQIWDNVLTYTDTYADDHNVTVMAGTSFRDEAANRFEATGSDIAGINYETSWYLDFADPLSFNNNVEEDNSRIYGQSYFGRVSYNFKNRYLLYGTFRADRSSKFTKEQWGYFPSVGAGWVVSQEPFMENVGFFDFLKLRAAWGRLGNDNVPASAGANTISNETVDLGDTPNTGVTATSTFTDLTWEVVEELDFGFNMNILNNRLSLEADYYIRDTEDAIMPVYIPIANQTVSRNSGVIRNSGVEVALNWSDEITPDFTYTVGANFTTVKNEAIEIEDSRGYIDSGSAEFRQRTIVGEPLYAFYGYETTGVYQNQAQIDADPVAQNAIANGQNVEPGYLIFNDRDGDGAITDQDRTVLGSFLPKFTYGGNIGLNYKDFGFSMNFYGQSGNKILNRKRGEVIFTNDTNMDADLAKNRWHGEGTSNSYPSSAGLRNSWNQRLSNFWVEDGDFFRIQNIQLAYTLRGDKLKGNMPDFKFTLTAERPLTLFSYNGFNPEVSDGVDRQTYPVPAIYTIGVNVKL, encoded by the coding sequence ATGAAAATTAAAAGCAAACTTTTGCTAATACCATTTTTATTGTTTCAGGCCGTGCTTTTGGCCCAAAATGATATAACGATTTCGGGAACGGTAACCGATGACCAAGGGCAACCTTTGCCCGGGGCAAGTGTGGTGCTGGAGGGTACTACTACAGGGATCCAAACGGACTTTGATGGAAACTACACTTTGGACAACGTGCCCGGTGATGGCACTTTGGTGTTCAGTTATGTCGGTTTTACTTCACAGACCGTACCTATTAATAATAGGACAACAATCAACCTAACAATGCAGGAGGATACCCAAAGTCTGGATGAAGTGGTCGTTGTAGGGTATGGAACCCAAAAGAAGGCCGATTTAACAGGTTCCATTGCCACGGTGGATGCCGAGCAAATTGAAAAGACACCTTCCGCTAACCCATTGCAATCCTTACAGGGCAAAGTGGCCGGGGTCCAAATTGTTACCACAGGTACGCCGGGAGGCTCGCCCAATGTGCGTATTAGGGGGCTCGGCACCTATGACTCAGATGATTCGGCGGCAACTAAGGTACTGTACGTGGTGGACGGAATGTTCTACAGTAACATTGACTTCCTGAACCCCAACGATATCAAGTCCATGAACGTGTTGAAGGATGCATCTTCCTCGGCCATTTATGGGGTGAGGGCAGCGAACGGCGTTATCATCATCGAAACAAAATCCGGAGGCAAGAACAGAAAGCCTACCATTGAGTATAATGGCTACACAGGTATCCAACGTGCCCAAAATGTTCTGCAAATGGCCAATGCCGAGCAATTTGTGACCATGGCCGTAGAGTCCGGCTCAGATGCCGATGTGCAATATATATTGAATGCCATGCAACGTTATGGTAGAAGTCGAATCAACCCTAACGTACCTAATGTAAACACCGATTGGTACGACGAGATTATCCGTGACGGATTGATTCAGAACCATAGCATAAGTGTTACTGGGGGTACAGAAAATGTCTCATACTCCTTGGGTACCAACTACTTCTCACAAGAAGGCCTGTTGGATATGAAAAACGAGTACGAACGCTTCAACATTCGCTCAAAACTGGATGTTGATGTTCTTGATAATTTAAGAATGGGCGTGAATACCATTTTTAGTAATGCTACTCAGCAAACCCCGGAAGATTCGGCATGGTTCAAAGCATATTTTGCCGTCCCGATTCTGCCTGTTTTTGATGACATGAACACCGCCGCAACACCAACTCGATATGCGAATGCGCAAGCGCTGGGGTATAGGGGTACACAAAACCCGTTTCCAGATATGGATTACAACGATAACCGGTTGAAAATACGAAAGTTATTGGCCAACATCTATTTGGAGACCGACCTTATCAAAGACAAGCTTACTTTTAAAACAACTTATAATATCGATTTTTCCGCACTGGAGGAACGCTATGTGAACCTGCCCTACAACATGGGCTTTGGCGATCAGCGAATATCCGATATCAACAGAAAGCAGAACAACTACTACAACCAGATTTGGGACAACGTTCTTACCTATACCGATACCTATGCAGATGATCACAACGTTACCGTAATGGCAGGTACATCTTTTAGGGACGAGGCGGCCAATAGGTTTGAGGCAACCGGCAGCGATATTGCAGGAATCAATTACGAAACGTCTTGGTATTTGGATTTTGCGGACCCCTTGTCGTTCAATAACAATGTAGAAGAAGATAACAGTAGGATTTACGGACAATCCTATTTTGGCAGGGTATCCTACAACTTCAAAAACCGTTATTTGCTCTACGGGACATTCAGGGCCGATAGATCTTCCAAATTCACCAAAGAACAATGGGGCTATTTTCCATCTGTAGGTGCAGGTTGGGTGGTTTCCCAAGAACCCTTTATGGAAAATGTAGGCTTCTTCGATTTCTTAAAATTAAGGGCCGCATGGGGTCGATTGGGTAACGATAATGTTCCTGCCAGTGCAGGTGCCAATACCATTTCCAACGAAACCGTTGATTTGGGCGATACCCCAAATACAGGCGTAACCGCTACGAGTACATTTACCGACCTTACATGGGAGGTTGTGGAAGAGCTGGACTTTGGTTTCAACATGAACATCCTTAACAACCGTTTGTCACTGGAGGCGGATTACTACATCCGGGACACGGAGGATGCCATTATGCCAGTGTACATTCCCATTGCAAACCAAACAGTTTCCAGAAACTCAGGAGTTATCCGTAACTCAGGGGTAGAGGTGGCACTGAACTGGAGCGATGAGATCACACCTGATTTTACATACACCGTTGGGGCCAATTTTACCACCGTAAAAAATGAGGCCATCGAGATTGAGGACAGTAGGGGGTACATTGATTCGGGTTCGGCAGAATTTAGGCAAAGGACCATTGTGGGCGAACCGCTTTATGCATTTTATGGATATGAAACCACTGGAGTTTATCAAAATCAGGCACAGATAGATGCCGACCCGGTGGCGCAGAATGCAATTGCGAACGGGCAAAATGTAGAGCCCGGATATTTGATATTTAACGACAGGGACGGTGATGGTGCCATTACAGATCAGGATAGAACGGTATTAGGTTCGTTCCTTCCCAAGTTCACCTATGGTGGTAACATAGGACTAAATTATAAGGACTTTGGTTTTTCCATGAATTTTTACGGCCAATCCGGCAACAAGATACTGAATAGAAAACGAGGAGAGGTCATATTTACCAACGACACCAATATGGATGCGGATTTGGCCAAAAACCGTTGGCACGGCGAAGGGACCAGCAACAGTTATCCGTCATCGGCAGGACTCAGAAACAGTTGGAACCAACGCTTGAGCAATTTTTGGGTAGAGGACGGTGATTTCTTCAGGATACAGAACATTCAGTTGGCCTACACCCTAAGAGGTGATAAACTTAAAGGCAATATGCCCGATTTTAAATTCACATTGACCGCAGAAAGACCTTTGACATTGTTTAGCTACAACGGGTTCAACCCAGAAGTGTCGGATGGCGTAGATCGTCAAACGTACCCGGTACCTGCGATTTACACCATAGGTGTTAATGTTAAACTATAA
- a CDS encoding Two component regulator three Y domain-containing protein: protein MPILLRFISIIFLLVCLSVNGQQLLPPIQNYQLLDYKGGTKNWDVSVNENGELFVANNKGLLHYNGEQWTLNKLPNNTIIRSVKSIGDRVYTGSYEEFGYWTKNEFGELGYTSLTHLIKDHTFTSEEFWEIFPSSEGRVMFRSFSAIYSYANDKITVVDPPFVVSDFIEFKDKLIVAGGSVGLFEVKDDSYVPLPDQDLLQGKTINDMAIFKGKLLIGTKLSGCFMFDGQKLSAWSTPINNELKEHQLNKITLLGDYLLGFGTIKNGMYLYDSESGKHRILNRESGLQNNTVLSSLLFKDLLWLGLDNGIARASLNNPITYFTDYTGALGMVYDIAWYNGKLFLGSNTGVFYFEGNQLKFVNGSQGHVWDLDVIEGDLLCGHTRGTFKVSENSFELMSEIAGGYQIIKVPNQSSTYVQGTYNGLAKFTKLKDGTWNVVKIEGVDDPVKQLCFETPDILWTAHPYKGFSRIHFKGTGYGTADRIQKFEQQEAPSEYNVKLYNIKNHIVLNSEGNWYTYNPIGDKIERFEEFKDYRNKELLFFDEEYFWFVDDNEQKAIIYTDLKGDSLMLTDLPLRERLAPDSQNLVKVNDSTSYITLIDGFAKVNAPILKEISKQEELPVPSFIVLKDQESKHSVMEGNIEVPFRYSQSITIEAASPQYIYPHYYYKLEGPKEYSRYVESGSINFQNLPYGEYTFKIATAGMDNTISEFKQLNFTISPPWYFSWWSLFFYAALGFLAIYLVRRYNRKKLERKHRELEERLHHEQQERLDKMEKEELAKEVKQKQNELASTTLNIARKNEMILELKNMLVMNKDKFSNSQRYRSFIKKLNSSIEDTEDWRRFEVNFKELHEDFFERLLKSYPSLTPKDLKLCAYLKMNLSTKEIAPLMGITVRGVEIHRYRLRKKLDMDSSDNLSNFLITF from the coding sequence ATGCCAATATTATTGAGATTCATATCCATTATATTTTTACTTGTCTGTTTATCGGTCAATGGTCAACAGTTGTTACCGCCTATCCAGAACTATCAATTGCTGGATTATAAGGGGGGAACAAAAAACTGGGATGTTTCCGTCAACGAAAATGGGGAATTGTTCGTGGCGAACAACAAAGGATTGTTGCACTACAATGGTGAGCAATGGACGTTGAACAAATTGCCGAACAATACCATCATCAGGTCCGTTAAAAGCATTGGCGACAGGGTCTACACAGGGTCTTACGAAGAGTTTGGCTATTGGACCAAAAATGAGTTTGGTGAATTGGGCTATACCTCGTTGACACATCTTATTAAGGACCACACCTTTACGAGTGAGGAATTCTGGGAAATTTTTCCATCTTCGGAGGGTAGGGTAATGTTCCGTTCCTTTTCTGCCATTTATTCTTATGCGAATGATAAGATTACGGTTGTGGACCCACCATTTGTGGTCTCCGATTTTATCGAGTTCAAGGACAAATTGATTGTGGCGGGAGGCTCTGTGGGACTTTTTGAGGTAAAGGATGATTCCTATGTGCCGTTGCCCGATCAAGACCTATTGCAGGGAAAGACCATTAACGATATGGCCATTTTTAAGGGAAAGCTGCTTATAGGCACTAAATTGAGCGGTTGCTTTATGTTCGATGGACAAAAGCTTTCTGCGTGGTCTACGCCCATCAACAATGAACTCAAGGAGCACCAATTGAACAAGATCACCCTTTTGGGAGATTACCTGTTGGGTTTTGGGACCATAAAAAATGGAATGTACCTATACGATTCCGAATCCGGGAAACATAGAATTTTAAATCGAGAATCAGGTCTACAAAACAATACGGTGCTTTCCTCACTATTGTTTAAAGACCTGCTCTGGTTGGGGCTGGACAATGGAATTGCCCGGGCAAGCCTCAACAACCCGATTACCTACTTTACCGATTACACGGGAGCACTCGGCATGGTTTACGACATTGCCTGGTACAACGGGAAGTTATTTTTAGGGAGCAATACAGGAGTATTTTATTTTGAGGGCAACCAGCTCAAGTTTGTGAACGGCTCACAAGGCCATGTATGGGATTTGGACGTAATCGAGGGCGATTTGCTCTGTGGCCATACCCGGGGAACCTTTAAAGTATCCGAAAACAGTTTTGAACTCATGAGCGAAATTGCCGGAGGATACCAAATAATTAAAGTACCGAACCAAAGTTCGACCTATGTACAAGGAACCTATAACGGACTAGCAAAGTTCACAAAATTAAAAGACGGCACATGGAACGTCGTCAAAATAGAAGGCGTGGACGACCCTGTAAAGCAACTGTGCTTTGAAACGCCCGATATTCTCTGGACGGCACACCCTTACAAGGGATTTTCCAGGATTCATTTTAAGGGGACGGGGTACGGTACGGCAGATAGGATACAGAAATTCGAACAACAAGAGGCACCTAGCGAGTACAATGTAAAGCTATACAATATCAAAAACCATATTGTGCTCAATAGCGAAGGGAATTGGTACACCTACAATCCCATTGGTGACAAAATCGAAAGATTTGAGGAATTCAAGGATTACAGGAACAAGGAGCTGCTATTTTTTGATGAAGAATATTTTTGGTTTGTGGATGACAATGAACAAAAGGCCATTATCTACACCGACCTGAAGGGAGACAGTTTAATGCTCACCGATTTGCCATTGCGGGAAAGGTTGGCACCGGATTCTCAAAACTTGGTCAAGGTAAACGATAGCACCTCCTACATAACCCTGATAGATGGATTTGCGAAGGTCAATGCACCTATATTAAAAGAGATTTCCAAGCAAGAAGAACTTCCGGTTCCAAGCTTTATCGTTTTAAAAGACCAAGAAAGCAAACATTCCGTAATGGAGGGGAATATTGAAGTGCCTTTTAGATACTCACAGTCCATAACCATCGAAGCGGCATCTCCCCAGTATATATACCCACATTACTATTACAAGTTGGAAGGCCCCAAAGAATACTCCAGGTACGTGGAGAGTGGTTCCATCAACTTTCAAAACCTGCCGTACGGCGAATACACCTTCAAGATTGCCACAGCGGGTATGGACAATACTATCTCGGAATTTAAACAACTTAATTTTACCATATCGCCCCCGTGGTACTTTTCTTGGTGGAGTCTGTTCTTTTATGCCGCTCTAGGTTTTTTGGCCATTTACTTGGTAAGAAGGTATAACCGAAAAAAATTGGAGAGAAAGCACAGGGAACTGGAAGAACGTTTGCATCACGAGCAGCAGGAGCGATTGGACAAAATGGAAAAAGAGGAACTGGCCAAGGAAGTAAAACAAAAACAGAACGAGCTGGCCAGCACAACCTTGAACATTGCCCGAAAAAATGAAATGATCTTGGAGCTGAAGAATATGCTGGTCATGAACAAGGATAAGTTCTCCAATTCACAGCGTTACCGGTCTTTTATCAAAAAACTCAACAGCTCCATTGAAGATACCGAAGATTGGAGACGCTTTGAGGTTAATTTCAAGGAATTGCACGAGGATTTCTTCGAGCGATTGCTCAAATCCTACCCATCTTTGACACCAAAGGACCTAAAACTATGCGCTTACCTAAAAATGAACCTGTCCACAAAGGAAATTGCGCCGCTAATGGGAATAACGGTAAGAGGGGTGGAAATACATCGCTACCGCCTTCGAAAAAAACTGGATATGGACAGTTCCGATAACCTGTCCAATTTCCTCATCACCTTTTAA
- a CDS encoding transporter, whose product MILKKHLYPPSLHIEKVGWVAVLFVWAVFFMSPQSLQAQTPSDALMMPSKNICVLFSYDMGTFDRYWEGSYLRTNETIATVDRNTIMPMAAIGILDDLNFYVSLPYVKTESSEPNGGKFAGVNGFQDIGFALKYRALRREVGPGKLTALATAGFSTPFTNYLSDYRPYSIGAGAPEFSLRAIGQYELNSQFYFRASVAHLWRGYTEAERDYYYNNGSYYTAWMDVPNAWTYEAILGKWLFNTSLKLELSYIGLNSTSGDDIRAYNAAQPTNKVEFDRIGFAAQYFLKSVKGLGFLVYHNRVVNGRNVPKFSNTGFGLTYQFNFIKKQKETTDEQ is encoded by the coding sequence ATGATATTAAAAAAACACCTTTACCCCCCATCCCTTCACATTGAAAAAGTAGGATGGGTTGCTGTGTTGTTTGTATGGGCCGTATTCTTTATGTCCCCCCAATCTCTACAGGCGCAAACACCATCGGATGCACTTATGATGCCCTCCAAAAACATTTGTGTCCTGTTTTCCTACGATATGGGAACTTTTGACCGATATTGGGAAGGGTCCTATCTAAGAACAAACGAAACCATAGCCACCGTGGACCGAAATACCATTATGCCTATGGCGGCCATAGGTATTTTGGACGACCTTAATTTTTATGTGAGCCTGCCTTACGTAAAAACGGAATCTTCGGAACCCAACGGTGGAAAATTCGCCGGAGTCAATGGATTTCAAGACATTGGGTTTGCCTTAAAATACCGCGCCTTACGTCGAGAGGTGGGGCCCGGAAAACTCACCGCGCTTGCCACGGCCGGTTTTTCCACACCGTTCACCAACTATCTTTCGGATTACAGACCCTACAGTATCGGTGCTGGTGCCCCCGAATTTTCTCTGCGCGCCATCGGTCAGTATGAGTTGAACAGCCAATTCTACTTTAGGGCGTCCGTTGCACATCTTTGGCGGGGCTATACCGAGGCCGAACGGGACTATTACTATAACAATGGCAGTTATTACACCGCTTGGATGGACGTTCCCAATGCATGGACCTACGAAGCAATTCTGGGCAAATGGCTGTTCAACACCTCTTTGAAACTTGAATTGAGCTACATAGGCCTTAACTCGACAAGTGGCGATGATATTAGGGCCTACAATGCGGCACAGCCTACCAATAAAGTGGAATTTGACCGGATTGGTTTCGCTGCCCAATATTTCTTAAAATCAGTAAAAGGGCTAGGTTTTCTTGTCTATCACAACAGAGTGGTCAACGGCAGAAACGTACCCAAGTTCAGCAATACGGGCTTTGGGCTTACTTATCAATTCAATTTCATAAAAAAACAAAAAGAAACTACCGATGAACAATAA
- a CDS encoding phosphatase PAP2 family protein, whose product MNNKIFALFVVFGFIAMTSCEKDLPQYIPYEGYAYSELTVNGGDWVPILEESGASIDIPVPEATDSQAYQNELEEVKEAMANITSSQKNAIKYWTNNPAIRWNEIALELIAKYNLIPGPNADGSYTLPNPANPEGPPAFPFAHPPYACRALAYMSVAQFDGLISAWHHKYGYNRAAPFAVDESIEYAYEENNIPSYPSDGAVIARASKNILTAMFPLEAEYLQQMEDEHLETLLLSGGNVMSDITAGTTIGDAVSETALTRASNDGMKNAQTPKAVSDSIKQAAYDRFGWAWDNLEVPVRPVGLTPLFGQVTMWSVDDVESVRPIAPPQLDSQEFLDDVELLKDYADNMTEEHRRIANFWQDGLGTYTPPGHWNRIANELIVEYRLNPLQTTRTLAYMNMAIMDSGISCWDAKYYYHYPRPIQLIDGFKTIAGTPNFPSYTSGHSVFSAAASEVLSYVFPQEAEQMRAWAEEAAISRVYGGIHWSFDATVGTDQGREVAQYTINRAKVDGADQ is encoded by the coding sequence ATGAACAATAAAATATTTGCACTTTTTGTGGTCTTTGGATTTATAGCCATGACCTCTTGTGAAAAAGACCTACCTCAATACATACCTTATGAAGGTTATGCTTATTCAGAACTAACCGTAAATGGAGGCGACTGGGTGCCAATACTGGAAGAATCCGGTGCATCCATAGACATACCAGTCCCTGAGGCTACTGATTCACAAGCCTATCAAAATGAATTGGAAGAGGTAAAAGAAGCTATGGCCAACATAACTTCCAGCCAAAAAAATGCCATAAAATATTGGACCAACAATCCAGCTATCCGCTGGAACGAGATTGCATTGGAACTCATTGCCAAATACAATCTGATACCCGGCCCCAATGCAGATGGCTCCTACACCTTGCCCAACCCTGCCAATCCAGAGGGACCGCCCGCATTCCCCTTCGCACACCCGCCTTATGCCTGTAGGGCATTGGCCTATATGTCCGTAGCCCAGTTTGACGGCCTCATCTCCGCTTGGCACCATAAATACGGGTACAATAGAGCTGCTCCTTTTGCGGTTGATGAAAGCATCGAGTATGCTTATGAAGAAAACAACATACCTTCGTACCCTTCGGATGGAGCTGTAATTGCCAGAGCATCAAAAAATATCCTCACGGCCATGTTTCCCCTTGAAGCTGAATATCTCCAGCAAATGGAAGATGAGCATTTGGAAACCCTATTGCTCTCGGGAGGCAATGTAATGAGCGACATTACTGCTGGAACCACGATTGGGGATGCCGTTTCCGAGACTGCATTGACAAGGGCCTCCAATGATGGCATGAAGAACGCACAGACACCAAAAGCCGTTTCCGACTCCATAAAGCAAGCTGCTTACGATAGATTCGGATGGGCATGGGACAATCTGGAGGTTCCTGTTCGTCCCGTGGGTCTGACACCGCTTTTTGGACAAGTGACCATGTGGAGTGTTGACGATGTGGAAAGTGTACGTCCCATAGCGCCACCACAATTGGATTCCCAAGAATTTTTGGATGATGTAGAGTTACTAAAAGATTATGCCGACAACATGACCGAAGAACATCGCAGAATTGCTAATTTTTGGCAAGATGGCCTTGGAACCTATACACCGCCAGGACATTGGAACCGTATTGCAAACGAACTTATTGTGGAATACCGCCTAAACCCTTTGCAGACCACCAGGACCTTGGCCTATATGAACATGGCCATAATGGACTCGGGCATCAGTTGTTGGGATGCCAAATATTATTACCATTACCCTAGGCCTATTCAGCTCATAGACGGTTTTAAAACCATTGCCGGTACACCTAACTTTCCGAGTTATACTTCCGGACATAGTGTTTTTTCCGCCGCCGCATCCGAAGTGCTGTCCTACGTTTTTCCACAAGAAGCCGAACAGATGAGAGCATGGGCCGAGGAAGCGGCAATTTCCAGAGTATATGGTGGAATCCATTGGAGTTTTGATGCCACGGTAGGCACGGACCAAGGACGGGAGGTCGCCCAATATACCATTAACAGGGCAAAGGTAGACGGAGCAGACCAATAA
- a CDS encoding alpha-ketoglutarate-dependent dioxygenase AlkB family protein has product MDLFTDQINPEKNWLPKDGVVNYYGPIMTHEEANRYFKELWDTIAWKKDVAVIYGKRIETKRKVAWYGDEPFEYTYSNNTKKALPWTPELLKLKEIAEKLSQETYNSCLLNLYHSGEEGMAWHSDAEKDLKKNGAIASLSFGAERKFAFKHKESKEKVGLTLDHGSLLVMKGSTQSHWLHRLPPTKRVSVPRINLTFRTIVSV; this is encoded by the coding sequence ATGGATTTGTTCACCGATCAGATAAACCCTGAGAAGAATTGGTTGCCCAAAGATGGCGTGGTCAATTATTATGGGCCAATCATGACACATGAGGAGGCCAACCGGTATTTTAAAGAATTATGGGATACCATTGCTTGGAAGAAGGATGTTGCAGTGATCTACGGTAAGCGGATTGAAACCAAGCGAAAAGTGGCGTGGTACGGTGATGAACCTTTTGAATATACCTATTCCAATAACACCAAAAAAGCATTGCCATGGACTCCGGAATTGTTGAAGCTGAAGGAGATTGCCGAAAAGCTCTCTCAAGAGACCTACAATTCTTGTTTATTGAATTTATATCATTCAGGGGAAGAAGGTATGGCATGGCATAGTGATGCCGAGAAGGATTTGAAGAAAAATGGAGCCATTGCCTCCCTTAGTTTTGGAGCTGAACGAAAGTTTGCCTTCAAGCACAAAGAATCCAAAGAAAAAGTAGGGTTGACCCTCGACCACGGAAGCCTTTTGGTAATGAAGGGAAGTACCCAATCACATTGGCTGCACCGCTTACCGCCCACCAAAAGGGTAAGTGTCCCGAGAATCAACCTTACGTTTAGAACAATAGTCAGTGTTTAG
- a CDS encoding helix-turn-helix transcriptional regulator, whose amino-acid sequence MGMDTVKRFDRIVAILIQLQTKRIVKAQELADRFEVSLRTIYRDIRTLEASGVPIVSEAGVGYSIMEGYRLPPVMFTREEAGSFVAAEKLMQKFTDKSLGAYYESAMFKLKSVLRGKEKDWVEALESQVSIVPGQVLFNEKVPNALEILFESIAERKQVFLRYESLREETPSERWIEPVGLFNENGFWYILGYCHLRTDYRHFRTDRIHKIARTSLDFLLEHGTIDEHRNKEREVTKTKVRILVDKSVSKYIRGQSKHYGLILEEVKGKEVEMTFMTTDLENGFARWYLMFGDYAKIIEPQVLRERVIEILVKSQERLTP is encoded by the coding sequence ATGGGAATGGATACCGTAAAACGTTTTGATAGAATAGTCGCCATTTTAATTCAGCTGCAGACCAAGCGCATTGTAAAGGCACAGGAACTCGCGGACCGGTTTGAGGTGAGCTTGCGTACCATTTACAGGGATATTCGCACCTTGGAGGCCTCGGGGGTCCCGATTGTAAGCGAAGCGGGAGTGGGTTACTCCATTATGGAAGGTTATCGTTTGCCCCCTGTGATGTTTACCCGCGAAGAGGCCGGAAGTTTTGTGGCCGCCGAAAAGCTCATGCAAAAATTTACCGATAAATCCCTGGGTGCTTATTATGAGTCGGCCATGTTCAAACTAAAATCGGTCTTGCGCGGAAAAGAGAAAGATTGGGTGGAAGCTTTGGAGTCTCAAGTATCCATAGTACCGGGACAGGTTCTGTTTAACGAAAAGGTACCCAATGCCCTTGAAATTTTGTTCGAGAGCATTGCAGAGCGGAAACAGGTATTTCTCAGGTATGAATCATTGCGGGAAGAGACCCCTTCGGAACGGTGGATTGAACCTGTCGGGCTTTTCAACGAAAACGGATTTTGGTACATTTTGGGCTATTGTCACTTACGGACCGATTACCGGCATTTTAGAACAGATAGAATCCATAAAATAGCAAGAACCTCGTTGGATTTTTTGTTGGAACATGGCACCATTGATGAGCACAGGAACAAAGAGCGGGAAGTAACAAAAACCAAGGTAAGAATATTGGTCGATAAGTCTGTGTCCAAGTATATCCGTGGCCAAAGCAAACACTATGGCCTAATTTTAGAGGAAGTCAAAGGAAAAGAAGTGGAAATGACCTTTATGACAACCGATCTGGAAAATGGCTTTGCACGTTGGTATCTGATGTTTGGGGATTATGCCAAGATCATTGAACCACAGGTATTACGGGAGCGTGTAATCGAAATATTGGTCAAAAGTCAGGAAAGATTAACCCCATGA
- a CDS encoding DinB family protein, with the protein MEKTINEQTTAQVITPVQFLEHYQGHRKLTRKLIEAFPEKEFFEHSIGGMRPFAEMVKELLAIAVPGLTEIVSGKTEDFDEHRDYGSTKAGFLKKWDQDTEEIIKLWAQIPLERYQEHIKLFGQYEGTVQSSILYFIDNEIHHRGQGYVYLRSLNIEPPFFYDRN; encoded by the coding sequence ATGGAAAAGACCATTAATGAACAGACAACGGCCCAAGTAATTACACCCGTACAATTTTTGGAGCATTACCAGGGCCACCGAAAACTTACTCGAAAGCTCATCGAAGCCTTTCCTGAAAAAGAGTTCTTTGAACACAGTATTGGCGGAATGCGGCCTTTTGCCGAAATGGTAAAGGAACTTTTGGCCATTGCCGTTCCGGGACTTACGGAAATCGTATCGGGCAAAACCGAGGACTTTGACGAACACAGGGACTACGGTAGCACAAAGGCCGGTTTTTTGAAGAAATGGGACCAGGACACAGAGGAAATCATCAAATTATGGGCACAGATTCCATTGGAACGTTACCAGGAGCACATCAAACTTTTTGGGCAGTATGAAGGAACGGTCCAATCATCTATCCTGTATTTTATTGATAATGAGATTCACCACCGCGGCCAAGGCTATGTGTATCTTCGTTCCCTAAATATTGAGCCCCCATTTTTTTATGACCGCAATTAA